Proteins co-encoded in one Gossypium arboreum isolate Shixiya-1 chromosome 11, ASM2569848v2, whole genome shotgun sequence genomic window:
- the LOC108464153 gene encoding probable ADP-ribosylation factor GTPase-activating protein AGD8, whose protein sequence is MASSDSLSDKNAVFRKLKAKSENKMCFDCNAKNPTWASVTYGIFLCIDCSAVHRSLGVHISFVRSTNLDSWSPEQLKMMIYGGNNRAQVFFKQHGWTDGGKIEAKYTSRAADLYRQMLSKEVAKSMAEDAGLPSSPVAPQLSAATNGFSGSKIDEVLKESSLGSQEKPKVSAAPKASHTVVTSAVKKPLGARKVTGKTGGLGARKLTNKPSENLYEQKPEEPVVPVASSTNDIAPTGSSFPSRSRFEYVENVQSTELNHGGPQVLNHVAPPKSSSFFAEFGMDSGFQKKSSSNSSKVQIQETDEARKKFSNAKSISSAQFFGDQTRAADNEAQVTLQKFSSSTAISSSDLFGQGADNALDLTASDLINRLSFQAQQDISSLKNIAGETGKKLSSFASTFMSDFQDRIL, encoded by the exons ACATGGGCGTCGGTCACGTATGGGATCTTTCTCTGCATCGATTGCTCAGCCGTTCACCGGAGTCTCGGTGTGCACATCAGCTTTGTTAG GTCTACAAATTTAGACTCTTGGTCTCCTGAACAATTGAAAATGATGATCTATGGTGGAAACAACCGTGCACAAGTTTTCTTTAAGCAACATGGTTGGACTGATGGAGGCAAAATTGAAgccaaatatacttcaagagCTGCTGATTTATATAGGCAAATGCTATCGAAAGAGGTGGCTAAAAGTATGGCTGAAGATGCTGGTTTGCCTTCATCCCCCGTTGCTCCTCAATTGTCAGCAGCAACTAATGGATTTTCTGGCAGCAAGATTGATGAAGTTCTTAAAGAAAGTTCTTTAGGCAGTCAAGAAAAACCCAAAGTTTCTGCTGCCCCAAAAGCTTCCCATACCGTTGTTACCAGCGCTGTCAAGAAGCCTCTTGGTGCCCGAAAGGTTACAGGGAAGACCGGGGGGCTTGGTGCCAGAAAGCTTACTAATAAG CCAAGTGAAAATCTCTACGAACAGAAGCCTGAAGAACCAGTTGTCCCAGTTGCTTCCTCAACTAATGACATTGCACCCACTGGCTCATCTTTTCCATCTCGTTCTCGTTTTGAGTACGTGGAAAATGTTCAATCTACTGAGTTGAATCATGGTGGCCCACAAGTGCTTAATCATGTTGCTCCACCAAAGTCATCAAGCTTCTTTGCGGAATTTGGAATGGACAGTGGTTTTCAGAAGAAATCAAGCTCAAATTCCTCAAAAGTGCAG ATTCAGGAAACTGATGAAGCTAGGAAAAAATTCTCAAATGCTAAATCTATTTCATCAGCCCAATTTTTTGGTGACCAAACCAGAGCAGCTGACAATGAAGCTCAAGTTACTTTGCAGAAATTCTCA AGCTCAACAGCCATCTCCAGCTCTGATCTATTTGGTCAAGGTGCAGATAATGCTCTTGACCTAACTGCTAGTGACCTCATCAACCGACTCTCTTTCCAG GCACAGCAGGATATCTCAAGCCTTAAGAACATAGCAGGAGAGACTGGAAAGAAGCTGAGCTCCTTTGCGTCCACTTTTATGAGCGATTTCCAGGACAGAATCCTGTAA
- the LOC108461289 gene encoding ubiquitin carboxyl-terminal hydrolase 20-like — protein sequence MEVQTSFPQTLMTADLPPSESIVSQEHVDGFRRVLPLVPDSLSGSSSVSPMAVDSIGTEAMENPIEEETAAGPSQPLASSTESEPSKEPENCPQEEEEDERWTHGGHNSPYNYSRRDNEFKSPGSGYSSWTHSWSKHWSPKETSRNEDKPTGVGAGLENLGNTCFINAVLQCFTHTVPFVLGLRSLNHHEKPCDRDMESFCLLCVVRDHIELSLHSSGGVVSPTKIFDNLNYFSSFFQRYQQEDAHEFLQCLLDRLESCCSKLKNDLSSIDDCLVKKVFGGRLVSRLCCCNCGHVSSTYEPLNDLSLEIEDADSLLTALESFTKVEKIEDLQLNYRCENCKEQVSVEKQLMLDQAPSVATFHLKRFKTEGTYIEKIDKHVDFPLELDLQPYAVGNERNNEELRYQLFAVVKHSGFRPTSGHYVCYIRSSPNMWHKMNDSRVTCVEEEAVLSQEAYILLYAKQGIPWFSTAIEVQKPSADPGISDSSPKSVLDDIDFASNLEVEKSANCSANETKDVADRASTQFSCDSQFEVRVDEPCVVADGISGVPANESEFHVSKSINPIDDDPMTDASIPPLRSINCSDEATNDCGSPIMPSRSLSPDNCDRNISGCGPQTHLKEEKRGGVCRRAVNKTPEMDQGRIEAMRYAKKMPSARGAKLMALLSPQTGKMKKRMGSSPCKRVSPRTKHNQNLMHPVPVSR from the exons ATGGAAGTCCAAACATCTTTTCCTCAAACCCTAATGACAGCCGATCTACCTCCTTCAGAATCTATCGTTTCTCAGGAGCATGTTGATGGATTCCGTCGAGTTTTGCCATTGGTTCCCGATTCTTTGTCTGGGTCTTCATCTGTTTCTCCAATGGCCGTTGATTCTATTGGTACTGAAGCCATGGAAAATCCCATCGAAGAAGAAACCGCCGCCGGTCCTTCGCAGCCACTGGCTTCTTCTACTGAATCTGAGCCGTCTAAGGAACCTGAAAACTGTCCgcaagaggaagaagaagacGAGAGATGGACTCACGGTGGCCATAATTCTCCTTACAACTATTCTCGCAGAGACAACGAATTCAAATCCCCTGGATCTGGGTATTCGTCATGGACCCATTCATGGTCAAAGCACTGGTCTCCTAAAGAGACTTCTAGAAACGAAGATAAACCGACCGGTGtg GGTGCAGGGCTGGAAAATTTGGGTAATACATGTTTTATCAATGCCGTGTTGCAATGTTTTACCCACACTGTTCCTTTTGTTTTGGGTCTTCGATCATTGAATCATCATGAGAAGCCTTGTGATC GTGATATGGAGAGTTTTTGTTTGCTTTGTGTTGTTCGAGATCACATTGAGCTTTCACTACATTCATCTGGAGGGGTCGTTTCGCCTACCAAAATTTTTGACAATTTGAACT ATTTTTCATCATTTTTCCAAAGATATCAGCAGGAAGATGCTCATGAGTTCCTGCAATGCTTGTTAGACAGACTTGAAAGCTGTTGCTCAAAGCTCAAGAATGATTTGTCCTCTATTGATGATTGCCTAGTTAAGAAGGTTTTTGGTGGTCGTCTTGTTAGCAGA CTATGTTGTTGCAATTGTGGTCATGTTTCAAGCACTTATGAGCCTTTGAATGATTTGAGTTTGGAAATTGAAGATGCGGACTCTTTGTTGACTGCCTTGGAATCTTTCACCAAAGTGGAAAAGATAGAAGATTTGCAATTGAATTATAGGTGTGAGAATTGTAAAGAACAGGTGTCGGTAGAGAAACAGCTCATGCTGGATCAAGCTCCTTCAGTTGCAACATTCCATTTGAAAAGATTTAAGACTGAAGGGACCTATATTGAGAAGATTGACAAGCATGTTGACTTCCCATTGGAGCTGGATTTGCAGCCTTATGCTGTTGGCAATGAGAGAAATAAT GAGGAACTGAGGTATCAACTATTTGCAGTTGTAAAACATTCTGGATTCAGACCTACTTCTGGACACTATGTTTGCTACATTCGATCCTCTCCTAATATGTGGCATAAGATGAATGATTCAAGG GTTACTTGTGTTGAAGAAGAAGCTGTGCTGTCCCAGGAAGCCTACATTTTGCTCTATGCTAAACAGGGTATACCTTGGTTTTCAACTGCAATAGAAGTGCAAAAGCCTTCTGCAGACCCTGGAATTTCTGATTCTTCACCAAAGTCTGTTTTAGATGACATAGACTTTGCCTCCAATCTTGAGGTGGAAAAGAGTGCCAATTGCAGCGCCAATGAAACTAAAGATGTTGCTGATAGAGCTTCAACTCAATTCTCTTGCGATTCACAGTTTGAAGTTAGGGTTGATGAACCCTGTGTTGTTGCTGATGGAATTTCTGGGGTGCCTGCAAATGAATCAGAATTTCATGTATCAAAGTCCATTAACCCTATAGATGATGACCCTATGACAGATGCTTCTATTCCACCATTGAGGTCAATTAATTGTTCTGATGAAGCTACAAATGACTGTGGTTCCCCTATAATGCCATCCAGATCGCTATCCCCAGACAATTGTGATAGGAACATTTCAG GATGCGGTCCACAAACTCATTTGAAAGAGGAGAAACGAGGTGGTGTTTGTAGAAGAGCAGTAAACAAGACACCTGAGATGGATCAAGGAAGAATTGAAGCAATGCGATATGCCAAAAAGATGCCTAGTGCACGAGGCGCGAAACTTATGGCTCTACTGTCTCCACAAACAGGTAAAATGAAGAAAAGAATGGGATCGTCTCCTTGCAAACGGGTGAGCCCTAGGACCAAGCATAACCAGAACCTTATGCACCCGGTTCCTGTCTCGCGTTGA
- the LOC108463202 gene encoding glycine-rich cell wall structural protein 1.8-like — translation MAMHKVFGAVLFVLLGVGICSATRALLTLNEVGSHLPGIGHGGATIGVYGGVGLGGGGGGGSGGGGGSAVVGGGASAGYGGGGGSGEGGGVGNGGAGGHGGGSGSGGGGGSAGGYGSGVGEGGGAGSGAGYGGAGGHGGGGGGGNGGGGGSAGGASGYGSGGGEGGGAGSGAGNGGGGGGGGKGGGGGGGSAGGAGGYGSGSGSGSGEGGGAGNGGGGHGGGGGGGSGGGGGGGAGGYGSGGNGGGGGSAGGASGYGSGGGEGGGAGSGAGNGGGGGGGGKGGGGGGGSAGGAGGYGSGSGSGSGEGGGAGNGGGGHGGGGGGGSGGGGGGGAGGYGSGSGSGSGEGGGAGKGGGHGGGGGGGSGGGGGGGAGGYGGGSGGGSGSGYGSGNGGSGGGGGSGGGGGGGGAHGGGYGSGEGVGEGSGGGGSSARGAHE, via the coding sequence ATGGCTATGCATAAGGTGTTTGGTGCGGTTTTATTTGTGTTATTAGGTGTAGGCATCTGTTCTGCAACTAGAGCTCTACTCACTCTAAATGAGGTAGGTTCTCACCTACCAGGTATTGGTCATGGTGGTGCCACCATTGGTGTATATGGTGGTGTTGGGCTCGGTGGAGGAGGTGGAGGCGGTTCAGGAGGTGGTGGTGGTTCTGCGGTTGTAGGAGGAGGTGCTAGTGCTGGATatggaggtggtggtggtagtgGAGAAGGTGGTGGTGTTGGAAATGGAGGTGCTGGTGGACATGGAGGTGGTAGTGGTAGTGGTGGAGGCGGAGGTAGTGCAGGTGGATATGGAAGTGGAGTTGGTGAAGGAGGTGGAGCTGGTAGTGGTGCCGGATATGGAGGAGCAGGTGGACATGGAGGAGGAGGAGGTGGTGGTAATGGTGGTGGCGGAGGTAGTGCAGGTGGAGCTTCTGGGTATGGAAGTGGAGGTGGTGAAGGAGGTGGAGCTGGTAGTGGAGCTGGAAATGGAGGAGGTGGTGGAGGTGGAGGTAAGGGTGGTGGCGGAGGTGGCGGTAGTGCCGGTGGAGCTGGAGGATATGGAAGTGGAAGCGGAAGTGGAAGTGGAGAAGGTGGTGGAGCTGGTAATGGTGGTGGTGGACATGGAGGTGGTGGAGGTGGTGGTAgcggtggtggtggtggaggCGGAGCTGGAGGATATGGAAGTGGTGGTAATGGTGGTGGCGGAGGTAGTGCAGGTGGAGCTTCTGGGTATGGAAGTGGAGGTGGTGAAGGAGGTGGAGCTGGTAGTGGAGCTGGAAATGGAGGAGGTGGTGGAGGTGGAGGTAAGGGTGGTGGCGGAGGTGGCGGTAGTGCCGGTGGAGCTGGAGGATATGGAAGTGGAAGCGGAAGTGGAAGTGGAGAAGGTGGTGGAGCTGGTAATGGTGGTGGTGGACATGGAGGTGGTGGAGGTGGTGGTAgcggtggtggtggtggaggCGGAGCTGGAGGATATGGAAGTGGAAGTGGAAGTGGAAGTGGTGAAGGTGGTGGAGCTGGTAAGGGTGGTGGACATGGAGGTGGTGGAGGTGGTGgtagtggtggtggtggtggaggtgGAGCTGGAGGATATGGAGGTGGAAGTGGAGGAGGAAGTGGCTCTGGGTATGGTTCTGGCAATGGTGGttctggaggtggtggtggtagtggtggcggtggtggtggtggaggGGCACATGGAGGTGGATATGGTAGTGGGGAAGGAGTCGGGGAAGGTTCTGGTGGTGGCGGCTCCAGTGCAAGAGGTGCAcatgaatga
- the LOC108463303 gene encoding uncharacterized protein LOC108463303, producing the protein MAFYVDEEEVWKCPKHPSKRRRSGICPFCLRDKLASLCPDCAHSRPCACSATSSSSSSSSSFYRFSIPAADDNSGTGSFGRCSNLTGREPTFPRSRSLAVRFLLSKPERLSEKNESASGKCKTPSFWSMFKASNKSKRYESEDCRREEEKARIAEEERMRMMRKSRSVLVTSHSGIGISKLSPSTKAKSWYFPSPMKVFRQTRGLVFQERSPLYRG; encoded by the coding sequence atggcGTTTTACGTGGACGAAGAAGAGGTCTGGAAATGTCCAAAGCATCCATCGAAACGTCGCCGTAGTGGAATCTGTCCGTTTTGCCTCCGAGACAAGCTCGCTTCTCTCTGTCCCGACTGCGCCCACTCCCGTCCTTGCGCGTGTAGTGCCAcctcttcctcttcttcctcatCTTCTTCTTTCTATCGTTTCTCGATTCCTGCTGCCGATGATAACTCCGGTACCGGAAGTTTCGGACGCTGTTCTAATCTTACCGGAAGAGAACCTACGTTCCCACGATCGAGATCCCTAGCGGTTCGTTTCCTCTTATCGAAACCTGAGCGTTTAAGCGAAAAGAACGAGTCGGCGAGTGGTAAGTGCAAGACGCCGTCATTTTGGTCGATGTTTAAAGCCAGCAATAAGAGCAAGCGATACGAGAGTGAAGATTGTCGAAGAGAAGAAGAGAAAGCGAGAATAGCAGAGGAAGAACGGATGAGGATGATGAGGAAGTCGAGGTCTGTTTTGGTGACGTCACATTCCGGTATCGGAATATCGAAATTATCGCCGTCTACGAAAGCAAAGAGCTGGTATTTCCCGAGTCCGATGAAGGTCTTCAGGCAAACAAGGGGATTGGTTTTCCAAGAACGCTCTCCTTTGTATCGAGGGTGA